In Patescibacteria group bacterium, the genomic window TTTATTTGTCTGATTTAGTCGAAAAAAATTCTACATTAAACGAGGAATTTTCAAAAATAATAAATAATACTTTCCACTTTTTATCGGATAGTAATCTTGGAACACTAAAAGAAACTGAAAGATTTGAAAGAAATGAGGATAAGCCTGATTTAATTATTACCAATCCTCCATATATCACAAGCGGAGTAACTACAATAAGAAAACAGATTGAGGAAGATGGTTTAACTGATTATTATAAAAATAGTGGAAAGGGAATGGAAGGTTTATGCTTAAAATGGATAATAAAAAATTTGAAAAGAAAAGGACAAGCATTTATTGTTTTGCCAGATAGTATTTTTAATGTTTTTGCCAATAAAGTTTTAAGAGATGAAATAAAAAAGAATTGTTATATTAATTGTATTATATCTTTACCCGCAAAAACTTTCTTTAATACTCCAAAGAAAACTTATGTTTTAGGAATTACAAAAAAAGATTGTGATGAAGATGAATGTGAAAATCTTAAACAGGATTTTCCTGTATTCACTTATTTAGTTTCTAATATCGGGGAAACATTAGATATTAACCGATTCGAAATTCCTGAAAATGATTTGGATAATGCGAAGAATTTGTTTAATCAATTTAAAGGAAGTCCAAATAATTTTCAAACAGATGACTCACGATGTAAATTACAACCTATTGAAAAATTTGAAAATGAGAAATATTGGATAATTGATAAATGGTGGAGTAAAAAAGAAAAAATAGAAATTGAAATTGAAGAAGAAGATGAAAGTTTAACTATTGATGAATTTAAAGATCAAATTGAAAAAACAAAGGAAAAATTAGGAGAATTAGAATGGGTGGCAGATAAAACAAAAGAGAGAAAATATAAAACCAAAATGATGTATGTAACGGATGATAAGATAAATAAAAATAGGAAAGAAGAAGGAATTTTTGAAGCAGAAAAAGGAAATGCAAAATACACAAAAAAATATATGCACGACCATAAAGGTGAGTTTCCTGTTTATTCTTCTCAAACTTCTAATTTAGGCGAGATAGGAAGCATAGACACCTATGATTATGAAGAAGAATGTTTTACTTGGACAACCGATGGAACTTATGTTGGAACTGTTTTTTATAGAAATGGTAAGTTTTCAATAACCACTCATTGCGGAATTTTAAGAGTTAAACCAGAATACAAAGATAAAGTTGATTTTGAATATTTGAATTTTATCTTAAATCAAACACTCCCTAATTATAAATTAGGTGAAGGTTCTAATAAAAGATTAGGGACTGAAAGAATGAAGGAAATTCAAATAGAAATCCCAATAAACAAAAACGGAGAATTTGACTTAGATAAACAAAAAGAAATTGCTGAAAAGTATAAGAAAATAGAAGAAATCAAGGAAAAACTTAAAGACAATTATGAAAAGATGATAAATTCAAAAGTTCAGATTATTGAAGCAGAAGAATAAACTTTTGAATAAGGAGTTTTGAAAAATGGAATTCACCCCTAACCCCCGCCCGCCTCGCTACGCGAAGCGTTGCGGGCAGGCCTCTGCCCAAAATTCAAAACGGGAAAAATCAAATTTATAAGAATTAAAGAAAGTCTATCATGAAGAATAAGAACGAAAAATATTTTTTGAACTCACTCCGCTTTGCTCCGCAAAACATCAAATATAGGCAAACCTTGTGCCAGACCTCATTTCTTGTCAAGAGGATTTCCAGGACTTTTTAAGAAAATGAAATTAATTTATTAAAATATGATCCTAAAAATATTATACAATAATAGGGCTAAAGAAGGTTTTAAAGAAGGTTGGGGATTTTCTTGCTTGATTGAATCTATTAAGGAAAATAAGAAAATCTTGTTTGACACTGGGGCTGACTTTGAAACTCTTAGTTTTAACGCTCAAAAACTAGGGGTAAATTTTAAAAATATTGACAAGGTAGTTATTTCCCATGACCATGATGACCACACCGGCGGCTTGGCAGGAGTTTTAAAGGAAAATAATAAGGTAAAAGTTATCTGGCCGAAAAATGAAAATAGTTTTAGAATTATTAGCGGTATTTTTTCAACCGGCTCTTTGAAAGCAGCCATAGACTTAAAAGAGCAGTCTTTGTTTTTGGCAACAAAGAAAGGTTTAGTCATTATAGTCGGTTGTTCTCATCCCGGAGTGGATAAAATTCTTCAAAGAGTAAAAGAGGTTAGGTCTTTAAAAAATAATAAAAAGATTTACGCTATTATTGGTGGTTTTCACGGCTTTAATAAATTAGATGAATTAGAAGGAATTGAAGTTATTGGCGCTTGCCATTGTACGTCACATAAACAAGAAATTAAGAAGAAATTTCCTGATCAGTTTAAAAAAATAAGAGCCGGTGATATAATAAAATTATAAAAATAAATAATATATTTATGCCCGGCCAGTGGCTCAAGATTTGCCTTTTAAGAAAATGGAAAGAAAAGGGCCAGCTTTATAAAAATATTTTACCCAATGGAGAAAAAATAAAATGCCTCAATTAAGTACCTTTACCTGGATAGCTATATTTGCCATTGGCTCAGCCGTGGTCAATGCTTTAGGTATTTACGCTATCTATAAAAATAAAAGATGGGCTGAGAAAACTAAGGCTTATTTAATGTGTTTTGCCGCCGGAGTTTTGATTTCTGTGCCTTTAATGCTGGCCTTTCCCGAGGCTGTGAATAAGAATTTCTACGCTGGCTTTGCCGCTTTGGCTGGTTTTTTGTTTATGTTTTTTAGCAATAAAGTAATTAAGGACCGGACCAAGCAGAAAACTTTGGCTTTTGGCATCACAGCCGCTGAAGGCATTGGTATTCACTCTTTTGTTGACGGGGTTATTTATACGGTCACTTTTTCGGTCAGTATTTTAGTCGGTTTTGTCTCAGGCTTGGGCTTGGTTATTCATGAATTTGCTGAAGGGGTAATTATTTTTTCCGTGCTTATAAAAGGGGGAGTGGCTAAAAAAAAGGCTGCTTTTTATGCTTTGTTAATATCGGCGCTAACTACCCCCTTAGGGGCCTTTGTTGCTTATCCTATTGTTAGTCGGTTAAATGACTCAATTTTAGGCCTTACTTTAGGCTTTATGGTCGGGGTTTTAATTTATATATCGGCGGCTCATCTTTTGCCAGAAGCCAGAGAGCATGAGAAAGTACACTCTTTTTGGGCCTTTTTAGTTGGTGTGGTTTTGGCTTTGTTTATTGTTTTTACAAAAATGGTTTAAAATTTAATAAAAAGCATTTGATTTAAAGGGCCAAATGACCTAATATAAGTCTATTAGAGTTTTTAGAAATTAAATTATTTTTTATGCCAATATTACACAAAAAAAGAATAGGATTAGGGTTCACTATGTTAATTATAGTTTTTCTATTTATCTTACTTAGTCAGAGCTTATCTTTAATCAGTGACTGGCTTTGGTTTTCCTCGGAAGGCTTTTTCACGGTTTTTTCTACTATTATTAAAACCAAAGTCTGGTTGGGGATTGCCAGCGGGCTGATTTTCTTTAGTCTTTTGAGTTTGAATTTTTATATTGCTTATCGTTTAAGCCGGGATTCTTCTTATGTATCAAGGATTAATTTTTTTAGTAAATTTGACTTGAGTAAACTCGGTTTGCGTATTTTACTGGGCCTCTCTTTAATTATCAGTACATTTGTCGGTCTGGTAGTTTCTGCTAGCTGGCTAAGTGTTTTAAAATATTTTCAAGGGGTTAGCTTTAATATAACCGATCCGATTTTTAGCCGTGATATTTCTTTTTATTTCTTTTCCTTGCCTTTTATTAAAATTATTTTAGGTTTTTTGTTTTGGCTGGTTATTCTTTCCTTGATTGGCGCCGCCCTGCAATACATCAGCCGGGGCCTTTTGAATATAAGCCAAAAAAGTTTTACCGTGACTAAAAAAGCCAAGGCTCATTTAAGTTTTTTAATATTTTTAATTTTTTCTTTGATAGCCGCTCGTATTTATTATGTTAGTATGACAGACCTTCTATATAAGTCGGCCGAGCTTTTTACGGGTGGTAGTTATACAGATATCACGGCCAGACTGCCCTTGCTTTGGGTTTTGTTCGGTTTGTCTTTATTTTGTGGACTAGTGGTTTTGTTAAATATATTTTTCCGCTGGCGCCGGTTTACCACTACAGTTATAGTTTTATTTTTAGCGGTTGGTATTTTAGGGGGGATGATTTATCCGCCTTTGGTCCAGCGGCTGGTGGTTTTACCTAATGAAATAGCTAAGGAAGAGCCTTATATAAAAAGAAATATTGAGGCCACCCAAAAAGCTTTTGCTTTGGATCGGGTGGTGGAAAGAGATTTATCCGGCGACAGCCAACTGACTTATGATGATATTAAAAATAATGAAATGGTAATTAAAAATATTCGCCTTTGGGAAAGAGAGCCCTTGCTTGATACTCTGGGCCAGGTTCAGGAGATCAGAACTTATTATGACTTTGTTTCAGTGGATAATGATCGCTACACAATTGACGGTGAATATCGCCAGACTATGATTTCTCCGAGAGAGCTCAACTCAAACAGCGTCCCTTCAGATACATTTATTAATCAGCGCTTAGCCTATACTCATGGCTATGGGGCTGCTTTAACTCCAGTCAATGAAGTAACCGAAGAAGGATTGCCCCAGTTGTTTGTAAAAGATATTCCGCCGCAATCAAGCGTTGATTCTCTAAAAATAAAAAGGCCAGAAGTTTATTTTGGTGAGTTGACCAATAGCTATGTGTTTGCTAATACTGAAGCTCAGGAATTTGACTATCCCAGCGGCGAGGAAAATGTTTATGCTGATTATCAGGGTGCCGGCGGAGTGAGAGTGGATTCATTTTGGAAAAAAGCTCTTTTTGCCGCTAATTTTCGTTCGCTAAAAATTCTTTTATCAGATGATATTAATCAGGAAAGCCGAGTGCTTTACCATCGTAATATCAAAGAAAGAGTAAAAAAAGTAGCTCCTTTTTTAATGCTTGATTCAGACCCTTATATTGTAATTGATGATGAGGGCCGCTTAAAATGGATTTATGACACTTATACTCATTCAGATAATTATCCTTACGCTCAGATGATGAATGTTCGCCAAGAAGGAAGTAGTGATTTTCCGACTTATAATAGTTTTAATTATATTCGTAACGCGGTGAAAGTAGTCATTGACGCCTACGACGGCTCGATGAAGTTTTATATTGCTGACGCCAAGGATCCTTTAATAAAAACCTATGAAAAAATATTTCCGCGTTTATTTAAATCCATGGATCAAATGCCCGAAGGCTTAAAAGCCCATCTGCGCTATCCTGAAGATATTTTCAAGTTTCAAACCGAGCTTTATTCCGTTTATCATATGGAAGAGCCCCAAATATTTTATAATAAGGAAGATAAGTGGGAAATTCCGCGTCTGGGCCAAAGCAGTCCGGACGACCCGATGATGCGTCATATTATCACTAAATTACCGGAAGAAGAAAAAGAAGAATTTATCTTAATGTTGCCCTTTACTCCCAAAAACAAAGACAATATGTCTTCCTGGATGGTCGCTCGCTCAGACGGTGATCATTATGGTGAATTGGTAGTTTACCGTTTTCCCAAGCAAAAGTTAGTTTTTGGGCCTTCGCAAATTGTTAACCGTATCAATCAGGATACTGAGATTTCCCAGCAGATATCGCTTTGGGACCAGCGAGGATCCGAAGTGATTCAGGGTAACCTTTTAGTTATTCCCATTGAAGAGTCTATTCTTTATGTTCGTCCGCTTTATATTAGAGCGGCCGGCGGCCAGATTCCCGAGCTTAAGCAAGTGATTGTGGCTTATGAAAAAAAGATTGTCATGAACCAGAATTTATCCACGGCTCTAAAAGAAATTTTTACCGGGGAAGCAGAGAGTGAGCCGGCTGTTTCCGAAAGTACCGCGGAAACTGAAGAAACCACTACTTCAAATGAAGAATTAATTAACCAGGCTAATCAATACTACAGGGCCGCCTTGGAAGCCCAGAAACAGGGCGACTGGACAGCTTATGGCCAGCAGATTGAAAAGCTGGGCCAGGTTTTGTCCGAATTGGAATAACAAAATAATTTTAACTTGACTTAATTTTAAACTTGTATTAAGATATTAATACGGTGGCTTCCTCAAAAAAAGATTATTTCTTTTGAGGGAGTTTTTATTTTTGTGATAAATTAATAAATTATATTATGATAAATAAGAAAAACAGACCGCCTATGTATAGTTACTGCGATTATCGTTGTGAAAAATGCTGGTATTCTTGGTATAAAAAATATTGTCCCATTTATAAAAAAGACAAAAAAAGGGTTATTAAACATAAATTAGGAGGGGAGGATCCTTATGATCTAAAAAACATTTTTAAGGATATAAAAGAAGATTTTAAAAAATCTAAAAATTTATTATACAAAAATGCTAAGAAATGGGAAATTAATTTAAAT contains:
- a CDS encoding N-6 DNA methylase, which codes for MSEELLQRGLTKKGITFIDYEFFPLHSTTLKQYKKLKIIPNKDYDKYEIRKPDGLLVDRGNKSKPKVVTVLEYKKPSEFQTDKQKREAIEQCNDLCQELEAKIGIITDGIVTYWINPNHADKNNKYKDRTTGKKRSFSYILNDDKQRLQKKFFIKENDKKDISKLNNETRETYRLVKRILEETNNKNSVLKATEKTDPTPLARSVWQSIYISTKDNPTACLYNVVEIFIFKFLSDLGVLKGVNSFDYLLKLYKTEDSKTVLKHYAKTCREEIRNLFEAGDDGTTIINGTIFVNKDGSPVLSQATLFKDTIEKYAKFGDLKNIDKGFKTKLFETFLKQSKDKSKLGQFFTPRKVVKGIVEMADVDKAEFICDPFCGVGGFLLEPFQISQNLKNKFIPKNNEINPPVKLLGYDTGREDNDEQKRTIILAKANMLIYLSDLVEKNSTLNEEFSKIINNTFHFLSDSNLGTLKETERFERNEDKPDLIITNPPYITSGVTTIRKQIEEDGLTDYYKNSGKGMEGLCLKWIIKNLKRKGQAFIVLPDSIFNVFANKVLRDEIKKNCYINCIISLPAKTFFNTPKKTYVLGITKKDCDEDECENLKQDFPVFTYLVSNIGETLDINRFEIPENDLDNAKNLFNQFKGSPNNFQTDDSRCKLQPIEKFENEKYWIIDKWWSKKEKIEIEIEEEDESLTIDEFKDQIEKTKEKLGELEWVADKTKERKYKTKMMYVTDDKINKNRKEEGIFEAEKGNAKYTKKYMHDHKGEFPVYSSQTSNLGEIGSIDTYDYEEECFTWTTDGTYVGTVFYRNGKFSITTHCGILRVKPEYKDKVDFEYLNFILNQTLPNYKLGEGSNKRLGTERMKEIQIEIPINKNGEFDLDKQKEIAEKYKKIEEIKEKLKDNYEKMINSKVQIIEAEE
- a CDS encoding MBL fold metallo-hydrolase, translating into MILKILYNNRAKEGFKEGWGFSCLIESIKENKKILFDTGADFETLSFNAQKLGVNFKNIDKVVISHDHDDHTGGLAGVLKENNKVKVIWPKNENSFRIISGIFSTGSLKAAIDLKEQSLFLATKKGLVIIVGCSHPGVDKILQRVKEVRSLKNNKKIYAIIGGFHGFNKLDELEGIEVIGACHCTSHKQEIKKKFPDQFKKIRAGDIIKL
- a CDS encoding ZIP family metal transporter, giving the protein MPQLSTFTWIAIFAIGSAVVNALGIYAIYKNKRWAEKTKAYLMCFAAGVLISVPLMLAFPEAVNKNFYAGFAALAGFLFMFFSNKVIKDRTKQKTLAFGITAAEGIGIHSFVDGVIYTVTFSVSILVGFVSGLGLVIHEFAEGVIIFSVLIKGGVAKKKAAFYALLISALTTPLGAFVAYPIVSRLNDSILGLTLGFMVGVLIYISAAHLLPEAREHEKVHSFWAFLVGVVLALFIVFTKMV
- a CDS encoding UPF0182 family protein, which encodes MPILHKKRIGLGFTMLIIVFLFILLSQSLSLISDWLWFSSEGFFTVFSTIIKTKVWLGIASGLIFFSLLSLNFYIAYRLSRDSSYVSRINFFSKFDLSKLGLRILLGLSLIISTFVGLVVSASWLSVLKYFQGVSFNITDPIFSRDISFYFFSLPFIKIILGFLFWLVILSLIGAALQYISRGLLNISQKSFTVTKKAKAHLSFLIFLIFSLIAARIYYVSMTDLLYKSAELFTGGSYTDITARLPLLWVLFGLSLFCGLVVLLNIFFRWRRFTTTVIVLFLAVGILGGMIYPPLVQRLVVLPNEIAKEEPYIKRNIEATQKAFALDRVVERDLSGDSQLTYDDIKNNEMVIKNIRLWEREPLLDTLGQVQEIRTYYDFVSVDNDRYTIDGEYRQTMISPRELNSNSVPSDTFINQRLAYTHGYGAALTPVNEVTEEGLPQLFVKDIPPQSSVDSLKIKRPEVYFGELTNSYVFANTEAQEFDYPSGEENVYADYQGAGGVRVDSFWKKALFAANFRSLKILLSDDINQESRVLYHRNIKERVKKVAPFLMLDSDPYIVIDDEGRLKWIYDTYTHSDNYPYAQMMNVRQEGSSDFPTYNSFNYIRNAVKVVIDAYDGSMKFYIADAKDPLIKTYEKIFPRLFKSMDQMPEGLKAHLRYPEDIFKFQTELYSVYHMEEPQIFYNKEDKWEIPRLGQSSPDDPMMRHIITKLPEEEKEEFILMLPFTPKNKDNMSSWMVARSDGDHYGELVVYRFPKQKLVFGPSQIVNRINQDTEISQQISLWDQRGSEVIQGNLLVIPIEESILYVRPLYIRAAGGQIPELKQVIVAYEKKIVMNQNLSTALKEIFTGEAESEPAVSESTAETEETTTSNEELINQANQYYRAALEAQKQGDWTAYGQQIEKLGQVLSELE